In Acidobacteriota bacterium, the following proteins share a genomic window:
- a CDS encoding TM0106 family RecB-like putative nuclease, with product MSSPPGRIRATDLHDLALCPHRVHLERRLGPDQRDPPSAARQRLMRRGLDFERQVAETLGWPQPVYPPGDFEAGARATLELMRARVPGIYQGVVQDGRRLAVPDLLERTPGASELGDHHYRPGDIKAGLVPQAHQALQVGFSALLLEAAQGRLPETGFLVMGDSRRVELPLDRLLPATREVLSRVQRIIDGRETTSPFLCPACGTCPWRGRCLPDLVERADLSLVDGMTPTRRRLLEARGVRSLDALARLEPGTGDPRRPPLDLERLVPQARALCEGRVELSRPLELPEVEGGLLLEAERDPLQAGAVLTLAWRSLDAAPASGTVRLLTSPDECRAAAGALEQAARNNGGRLFHFGGAAPAALARLGDEAGLEPAALEALSRRLWDLRSTLRRGAAWLPVWRYRREQVAAALRGRPLPWPGEGSDTFLLAETLREGEDPALREAIEARCRSDLDQLAAILGWILAQPHRPPRRPR from the coding sequence GTGAGTTCGCCCCCGGGACGCATCCGCGCCACCGATCTCCACGATCTGGCCCTCTGCCCCCATCGCGTTCATCTCGAGCGCCGCCTGGGCCCCGATCAGCGGGATCCCCCCAGCGCTGCCCGGCAGCGGTTGATGCGCCGCGGCCTCGACTTCGAACGGCAGGTGGCAGAGACGCTGGGCTGGCCCCAACCGGTCTACCCCCCGGGAGACTTCGAGGCCGGAGCCCGGGCCACCCTGGAACTGATGCGGGCCCGGGTTCCCGGCATCTACCAGGGCGTTGTCCAGGACGGGCGACGGCTGGCGGTCCCCGACCTGCTGGAGCGGACCCCGGGCGCATCGGAGCTCGGTGACCACCACTATCGACCGGGCGACATCAAGGCCGGCCTCGTACCCCAGGCCCACCAGGCGCTGCAGGTCGGCTTCAGCGCGCTGCTGCTGGAGGCGGCCCAGGGCCGCCTGCCGGAGACCGGCTTTCTCGTGATGGGAGACTCCCGCCGGGTGGAGTTGCCTCTCGATCGGCTGCTCCCCGCCACGCGAGAGGTGCTCAGCCGCGTCCAGCGCATCATCGATGGCCGGGAAACCACCTCTCCCTTCCTCTGTCCGGCCTGCGGGACCTGCCCGTGGCGGGGCCGTTGCCTGCCGGATTTGGTGGAGCGGGCCGACCTTTCCCTGGTGGATGGCATGACTCCCACCCGGCGGCGTCTGCTCGAGGCTCGCGGGGTGCGGAGCCTCGACGCGCTCGCCCGCCTCGAGCCGGGGACCGGGGACCCGCGGCGGCCGCCTCTCGATCTCGAACGACTCGTCCCCCAGGCGCGCGCCCTGTGCGAGGGCCGGGTGGAGCTGTCGCGCCCCCTCGAGCTTCCCGAAGTGGAGGGCGGACTGTTGCTGGAGGCGGAACGCGACCCCCTGCAGGCGGGCGCGGTGCTGACCCTGGCCTGGCGCTCCCTTGACGCCGCGCCGGCCAGCGGCACGGTCCGGCTGTTGACCTCGCCGGACGAGTGCCGGGCCGCTGCCGGGGCCCTCGAGCAGGCCGCCCGGAACAACGGGGGCCGGCTTTTCCACTTCGGCGGCGCCGCGCCGGCGGCCCTCGCGCGCCTCGGGGACGAGGCAGGCCTCGAACCCGCGGCCCTCGAGGCCCTCTCCCGCCGCTTGTGGGACCTGCGTTCCACGCTCCGCCGGGGCGCCGCCTGGCTGCCTGTCTGGCGTTACCGGCGTGAACAGGTGGCTGCCGCCCTCCGCGGACGGCCCCTGCCCTGGCCGGGGGAAGGCTCCGATACCTTCCTCCTCGCGGAGACGCTGCGGGAGGGCGAGGACCCCGCCCTGCGGGAAGCCATCGAGGCCCGCTGCCGAAGCGACCTGGACCAACTCGCCGCCATACTCGGGTGGATCCTCGCCCAACCCCATCGCCCTCCCCGGCGGCCCCGATGA
- a CDS encoding AAA domain-containing protein, which produces MKGPFDPADIRQALLTYLQRERLAGALDLDELWSQPLASRIASGDALAGGRVLGWRSPNLLALHFAENTSRFRPGDLLRIGSGADPHRQPEMRLVEEDDGGTVLLQCLWGEDQRRIDPALPTGGRSVVLDRGEVDLSTFLGRAVEEVFRGTDAASRAVAQVLCGTFQLQVDPRQRERAEDSLRRLEARGLALESAQQEAYAAGWASRPVQLIQGPPGTGKTFLLALLAAALAWRGERLLITALTHRAVDNALLALARVAEPFGLELPLARLNPRPGQRWQLEQAGIRVLRGTRGALNQPGKRGGQVIGATLFSAAGLEAGSFTRVIVDEAAQVPLSHAPCALRPACRWLLFGDDRQLGPVTLAEHGDLARRSLFEHLRPLAPPVMLDRTHRLNSAICSFPSQAFYGGRLEPTAAAARRTLPTRPGGRYDEVLAPDPAALVVPMDHEGYRSHCPPEADLAAALVEELLVHHELPAEEVAVISPFRRQNREILRRLRHRLGSEADLPVVDTVERIQGQEREAVIVSLACSDPGALRHDARFFFSPRRLCVSLTRARTKTIVLASPHLLDALPRSLEALLDFGLFCRLLAEWPRRRVVVPPPDPA; this is translated from the coding sequence ATGAAAGGCCCCTTCGACCCGGCCGACATTCGACAGGCCTTGCTGACCTATCTCCAGCGGGAACGGCTGGCCGGAGCCCTCGATCTCGACGAACTCTGGTCCCAGCCTCTGGCCAGTCGCATCGCCTCGGGGGACGCGCTGGCAGGCGGCCGCGTACTGGGCTGGCGGAGCCCCAACCTCCTGGCTCTGCACTTCGCCGAGAACACGTCCCGGTTCCGCCCGGGGGACCTGCTGCGCATCGGCTCCGGGGCCGACCCCCACCGACAGCCGGAAATGCGGCTGGTGGAGGAGGACGACGGAGGCACTGTGCTGCTGCAGTGCCTTTGGGGCGAGGATCAGCGGCGAATCGACCCGGCCCTGCCGACCGGCGGCCGGAGCGTCGTACTCGACAGGGGCGAGGTGGATCTCAGCACCTTCCTGGGCCGCGCCGTCGAAGAGGTGTTCCGGGGCACGGACGCCGCGAGCCGGGCGGTCGCCCAGGTGCTCTGCGGCACTTTTCAGCTCCAGGTGGACCCGCGGCAGCGCGAGCGGGCCGAAGATTCCCTGCGCCGGCTGGAGGCTCGCGGCCTGGCCCTGGAGTCGGCCCAGCAGGAGGCCTATGCGGCGGGCTGGGCCAGCCGGCCGGTGCAACTGATCCAGGGCCCCCCGGGCACGGGCAAGACCTTTCTGCTGGCGCTGCTGGCCGCGGCCCTGGCCTGGCGGGGAGAGCGACTGCTGATCACCGCCCTGACCCACCGGGCGGTGGACAACGCCCTGCTGGCCCTGGCCCGGGTGGCGGAGCCCTTCGGCCTGGAACTCCCCCTCGCCCGGCTCAACCCGCGACCGGGACAGAGATGGCAGCTCGAGCAGGCCGGCATCCGGGTGCTGCGGGGCACCCGGGGCGCCCTGAACCAGCCCGGGAAACGCGGGGGCCAGGTGATCGGGGCGACGCTCTTCTCGGCCGCCGGCCTCGAAGCCGGCAGCTTCACGCGGGTGATCGTGGACGAGGCCGCCCAGGTGCCCCTCTCCCACGCCCCCTGCGCCCTGCGACCGGCCTGCCGCTGGCTGCTCTTCGGCGATGATCGGCAGTTGGGACCGGTGACCCTGGCCGAACACGGAGACCTGGCCCGCCGGTCCCTCTTCGAACACCTGCGCCCCCTGGCGCCACCGGTGATGCTCGACCGTACCCACCGCCTGAACAGCGCGATCTGCTCCTTTCCCTCCCAAGCCTTCTACGGCGGCCGCCTCGAACCCACCGCCGCCGCCGCGCGCCGGACACTGCCCACCCGGCCCGGGGGCCGCTACGACGAGGTGCTCGCCCCCGACCCCGCAGCCCTGGTGGTGCCCATGGACCACGAAGGTTACCGGAGCCACTGCCCTCCCGAGGCCGACCTTGCGGCCGCGCTGGTCGAAGAACTGCTGGTGCACCACGAACTGCCCGCGGAGGAGGTCGCCGTGATCTCACCCTTCCGCCGGCAGAACCGGGAGATCCTGCGACGCCTGCGCCACCGACTCGGAAGCGAGGCCGACCTGCCCGTGGTCGACACGGTCGAACGCATCCAGGGCCAGGAACGCGAAGCGGTGATCGTCAGCCTGGCCTGTTCCGACCCCGGGGCCCTGCGCCACGACGCCCGGTTCTTCTTCTCGCCCCGCCGGCTCTGCGTCAGCCTGACCCGCGCCCGGACCAAGACCATCGTCCTGGCCAGCCCGCACCTGCTCGACGCCCTGCCCCGCAGCCTCGAAGCCCTGCTCGACTTCGGCCTTTTTTGCCGGCTGCTGGCGGAATGGCCCAGGCGCCGAGTAGTTGTCCCGCCTCCAGACCCAGCGTAG
- a CDS encoding helix-turn-helix transcriptional regulator has product MDLHRRIRTLRLRRGLTGTELARRAGVSPSYISLIEHGEKVPSEQVAVRLAQVLGEKEDVYRIWAATARMDATTREVVMRAREYASVEPLPLSPPTEDSTAPTVTAAPRRPPGRPPRRENRPFGVSYALADDDLLTPLRIPLLAPGSRCEASPPPAEDVECLLALDPRLLGRTSGRDLVALRATESMTRDVACWIGSQDVVVVDRRPSAFDPSRIHAFRQGDDLLLSRACVSGSTLLLLPLPTRVEPPRAIELPDEATLADLLFGTVIWSARNWTA; this is encoded by the coding sequence ATGGATCTGCATCGCCGCATCCGCACCCTGCGCCTACGCCGGGGCCTGACCGGCACGGAGCTGGCCCGGCGGGCGGGTGTCAGCCCCTCCTACATTTCCCTGATCGAACACGGCGAGAAGGTCCCCTCGGAACAGGTGGCGGTACGCCTGGCCCAGGTGCTGGGCGAAAAGGAAGACGTCTACCGGATCTGGGCGGCGACGGCCCGCATGGACGCCACCACCCGCGAGGTGGTGATGCGCGCCCGGGAGTACGCCAGTGTCGAGCCCCTCCCCCTGTCCCCCCCCACTGAAGACTCCACGGCCCCGACCGTCACCGCGGCCCCCCGACGCCCCCCCGGCCGGCCGCCCCGGCGCGAAAATCGTCCTTTCGGCGTCAGCTACGCGCTTGCCGACGACGACCTGCTGACCCCCCTGCGGATCCCGCTCCTCGCCCCCGGCAGCCGCTGCGAGGCCTCACCGCCGCCGGCCGAAGACGTGGAATGCCTGCTGGCCCTCGACCCGCGGCTGCTCGGACGAACGTCCGGCCGGGACCTGGTCGCCCTGCGAGCCACCGAATCCATGACCCGGGACGTGGCCTGCTGGATCGGCTCCCAGGACGTGGTGGTGGTCGACCGCCGGCCCTCCGCCTTCGACCCTTCCCGGATTCACGCCTTCCGCCAGGGCGATGACCTGCTCTTGTCCCGGGCCTGCGTGAGCGGCTCCACCTTGCTCCTGCTCCCCCTGCCCACCCGGGTCGAACCACCGCGCGCCATCGAGTTGCCGGACGAAGCCACCCTGGCGGATCTTCTTTTCGGAACGGTGATCTGGTCGGCCAGGAACTGGACGGCGTGA
- the pnp gene encoding polyribonucleotide nucleotidyltransferase: MNSHEITIETPGGEIHLETGRVARHADGAVVLRHRDTVILATAVAASEPRPGVGFFPLTVEYREKLSAAGRIPGSYFRREGRITDAEVLVSRLVDRTIRPLFPKGFACETQVLLTVLSADEQVEPSGLAIVAAAAALEVSDIPFSGPAAGVRIARGAGKWKVFPSRRDRLGAEVDLVVSASGKGLVMVEGEARQATEERVVAALERGAEVCRSLAGGIGELGRRVGRSRREWTPPEVDEELAAQVASRAAEPIDQALGKGSKAERRTLLEQIRRDVLAAHAEREEEAAALFEAEVARRLRAAIVSEGRRPDGRGPEEIRAITGEVGWLPRPHGSAIFTRGETQALVTCTLGTVGDEQRYETLEGSASQRFLLHYNFPPYSVGEVRPQRGPGRREIGHGDLAHRALSPVLPEADDFAYTIRLVSDISESNGSSSMATVCGGCLALMDAGVPIRAPVAGIAMGLIHQAGEYVVLSDILGEEDHLGDMDFKVAGTREGITAIQMDNKLGALPEEVLSRALEQARRGREHILGEMEKILDRPRDDLAASAPRVQTLRIRPERIGAVIGPGGKTIQEIQANASCRIDIQDDGLVRIYSEDAIGARKARARIEALTLEPEVGKVYDGKVIVVRDFFAVVQIAPGVEGRLHVSELENRRVGKVSDVLSVGDETPVRVQGVDRQGRIVLSRRAALAAG, encoded by the coding sequence TTGAACAGCCATGAAATCACCATCGAAACGCCGGGAGGCGAGATTCACCTCGAAACCGGCCGTGTCGCGCGCCATGCCGACGGCGCGGTCGTCTTGCGTCACCGCGACACCGTGATCCTGGCGACCGCCGTGGCGGCCTCCGAGCCCCGGCCGGGGGTGGGCTTCTTCCCGCTCACGGTGGAATACCGCGAGAAGCTGTCCGCCGCGGGCCGGATTCCCGGTTCCTACTTTCGCCGGGAGGGGCGCATCACCGATGCGGAGGTCCTGGTCTCCCGCCTGGTGGACCGCACGATCCGCCCGCTGTTCCCCAAGGGGTTCGCCTGCGAGACCCAGGTCCTGCTGACTGTCCTCTCGGCCGACGAGCAGGTCGAGCCCTCGGGCCTGGCCATCGTCGCCGCCGCGGCGGCGCTGGAGGTCTCGGACATCCCCTTCTCGGGGCCCGCCGCGGGGGTGCGCATCGCCCGCGGCGCCGGCAAGTGGAAGGTTTTCCCCAGCCGCCGCGATCGCCTGGGGGCCGAAGTGGACCTGGTGGTGTCGGCCTCCGGCAAGGGCCTGGTCATGGTCGAGGGGGAAGCCCGGCAGGCCACCGAGGAGCGCGTGGTCGCGGCCCTCGAACGGGGCGCCGAGGTCTGCCGCAGCCTGGCGGGAGGGATCGGGGAACTGGGCCGCCGCGTCGGGCGTTCGCGGCGGGAGTGGACCCCGCCGGAGGTGGACGAGGAACTCGCCGCCCAGGTGGCCTCCCGGGCCGCCGAACCCATCGACCAGGCCCTCGGGAAGGGGTCGAAGGCCGAGCGGCGAACGCTCCTCGAGCAGATTCGCCGGGATGTGTTGGCGGCTCACGCGGAGCGGGAGGAGGAAGCCGCGGCCCTCTTCGAGGCCGAAGTGGCGCGGCGGCTGCGCGCGGCCATCGTCTCGGAGGGGCGGCGGCCCGACGGTCGCGGTCCGGAGGAGATCCGCGCCATCACGGGGGAAGTCGGATGGCTGCCGCGGCCCCACGGATCGGCGATCTTCACCCGGGGCGAGACCCAGGCGCTGGTCACGTGCACCCTGGGGACGGTGGGTGACGAGCAACGCTACGAAACTCTCGAGGGCAGCGCCAGCCAGCGCTTTTTGCTGCACTACAACTTTCCCCCCTACTCGGTCGGGGAAGTGCGGCCCCAGCGGGGGCCGGGTCGCCGGGAAATCGGTCACGGGGACCTGGCCCACCGGGCACTTTCCCCGGTGCTGCCGGAGGCAGACGATTTCGCCTATACGATTCGCCTCGTCTCCGACATCTCCGAGTCCAACGGTTCGTCGTCGATGGCGACGGTGTGCGGCGGCTGCCTGGCGCTGATGGACGCGGGGGTGCCGATCCGCGCCCCGGTGGCGGGCATCGCCATGGGCCTGATCCACCAGGCCGGGGAATACGTCGTGCTATCCGACATCCTGGGTGAGGAAGACCATCTCGGCGACATGGATTTCAAGGTGGCGGGAACCCGGGAAGGCATCACGGCGATCCAGATGGACAACAAGCTGGGAGCCTTGCCCGAAGAAGTGCTGTCTCGGGCGCTGGAGCAGGCCCGCCGCGGGCGCGAGCATATTCTCGGCGAGATGGAGAAGATTCTCGATCGGCCCCGCGACGATCTGGCCGCTTCGGCACCGCGGGTGCAGACCCTGCGTATCCGGCCGGAGCGTATCGGCGCGGTGATCGGTCCGGGGGGCAAGACGATCCAGGAGATCCAGGCCAACGCCTCCTGCCGCATCGATATCCAGGACGACGGGCTGGTGCGGATCTACTCGGAGGACGCCATCGGAGCCCGCAAGGCCCGCGCCCGCATCGAGGCGTTGACCCTCGAGCCTGAAGTGGGGAAAGTCTACGACGGCAAGGTCATCGTCGTCCGGGACTTCTTCGCCGTGGTGCAGATCGCGCCCGGCGTGGAGGGCCGACTCCACGTCTCCGAACTCGAGAACCGCCGTGTGGGCAAAGTCTCCGACGTGCTCTCTGTCGGCGACGAGACCCCCGTTCGGGTCCAGGGTGTCGATCGGCAGGGCCGTATCGTTCTTTCCCGGCGGGCTGCGCTGGCGGCCGGCTGA
- a CDS encoding outer membrane beta-barrel protein, giving the protein MVRKVVALLGLTLLLIGGTGLAFAQEDEAPPPQAWGLTVGYMVGDLASELVQDGFQAELDDEMTVGLFYLVDLNERVSFETRLSVSPGTMLNTENGDVSTTVIFLDFTLIPKINIGSFELGIPMGLGWAATQEDDAFLNQVYGRASGIKQDGGSGATYYLGLRKDFKLGEKWNAFVDLRARRFHRLVNIRERTVKTTELAIGFARNF; this is encoded by the coding sequence ATGGTCCGGAAGGTAGTGGCTCTGCTGGGACTGACCCTGCTGTTGATCGGTGGCACCGGCCTCGCTTTTGCCCAGGAAGACGAAGCGCCCCCCCCCCAGGCCTGGGGATTGACCGTCGGCTACATGGTGGGCGACCTTGCCTCCGAGCTGGTTCAGGATGGATTCCAGGCGGAGCTGGACGACGAGATGACCGTCGGCCTGTTCTATCTGGTCGACCTGAACGAAAGGGTGAGCTTCGAAACCCGCCTGAGCGTCTCCCCGGGCACCATGCTCAACACGGAAAACGGCGACGTCTCGACCACCGTGATCTTCCTCGACTTCACACTGATCCCGAAGATCAACATCGGCAGCTTCGAGCTGGGGATCCCCATGGGCCTGGGCTGGGCCGCGACCCAGGAAGACGACGCCTTCCTCAACCAGGTCTACGGACGGGCCTCCGGCATCAAGCAGGACGGCGGCAGCGGAGCCACCTACTACCTCGGATTGCGCAAGGACTTCAAGCTGGGGGAGAAGTGGAACGCCTTCGTCGACCTGAGGGCGCGGCGCTTCCATCGCCTGGTCAACATCCGGGAGCGCACGGTCAAGACCACCGAGCTGGCGATCGGCTTCGCTCGTAACTTCTGA
- a CDS encoding elongation factor P, translating to MMPSTADFKKGTRLLIDGEPWAVVEHTLQTPSARGSATLVRARLRHLLSGQVLDRTFKAGTVFESPDLTYRPAQFLYADGEDLHFMDEESYEQFALPVAGLPEVAPWLEEGMTVRAVHFQGHVAAVELPRTLEVEVLDTEPAVRGNTAAGKVMKKATVAGGVEIQVPLYLEKGERIEVDPLEKRYLRRA from the coding sequence ATGATGCCCTCCACGGCGGATTTCAAGAAAGGCACTCGCCTGCTGATCGACGGTGAGCCCTGGGCGGTGGTCGAGCACACCCTGCAGACGCCCTCGGCCCGCGGCTCGGCCACCCTGGTCCGGGCCCGTTTGCGGCACCTGCTCAGCGGCCAGGTACTCGATCGCACGTTCAAGGCCGGCACGGTCTTCGAGAGTCCGGACCTGACCTACCGACCCGCCCAGTTCCTCTACGCCGACGGTGAGGACCTGCACTTCATGGACGAAGAGTCCTACGAGCAGTTCGCCCTTCCCGTCGCCGGCCTGCCGGAGGTGGCGCCGTGGCTGGAGGAGGGTATGACCGTGCGGGCGGTCCACTTCCAGGGCCACGTCGCCGCGGTGGAACTGCCCCGCACCCTCGAGGTGGAGGTACTCGACACCGAACCGGCGGTGAGGGGCAACACCGCCGCCGGCAAGGTGATGAAGAAGGCCACGGTGGCGGGAGGGGTGGAAATCCAGGTCCCGCTCTACCTGGAAAAGGGAGAGCGGATCGAGGTCGACCCCCTCGAGAAGCGTTACCTGCGCCGCGCCTGA
- a CDS encoding NCS2 family permease, translating into MSRFAVPRLASIGRGDLDGFFGLMVDNLLQFLVIYALCTGLCGFPPDFVLTRIFPGAALSLIVGNLYYARLARRLSLERGRPMTALPYGINTVSLFAYVLFVMAPTYAELAADPAVSAEQAARTAWQVGLVACLLSGLIEAAGGWGAGWVRKITPRAALLSTLAGIAIGFISMEFILRSFDKPLIALAPLALVLVTYLSRVRWPGGLPGGLIAVAVGTALAWLIRLAGWPGGVGVGGENLLAGAGFHPPMPALGDLSAALASPHVWGRISIIVPMGLINLLGALQCIESAEAEGDSYPERPCLVANGVGSVAAACFGSCFPTTIYIGHPGWKRMGAGWAYSAANGIFFGLLALFGLIGPIARIVPVEAAMAILVWIAVIITAQAFTATPARHAPAVVLGLLPGLAAWGWLLVEMTTGSARLAGRLVEGATLPVLVEDLSRTTLPYVGGLLTLKAGFLFSATFLAAIGVFLAERRFGTAAFWALVAAAFTWVGLMHAYTITPAAVREEIRPGFAWPMAVGYLAVAAVALAARLLARPVEETAEKGT; encoded by the coding sequence ATGTCTCGATTCGCCGTACCGCGGCTGGCTTCCATCGGCCGGGGAGATCTGGACGGCTTCTTCGGCCTGATGGTCGACAACCTGCTTCAGTTCCTGGTGATCTACGCCCTGTGCACCGGGCTCTGCGGCTTTCCTCCCGATTTCGTTCTCACCCGCATCTTTCCCGGCGCGGCCCTCTCCCTGATCGTGGGCAACCTCTACTACGCCCGGCTCGCCCGCAGGCTCTCCCTCGAGCGCGGCCGGCCGATGACGGCGCTGCCCTACGGCATCAACACGGTCAGCCTCTTCGCCTACGTCCTCTTCGTCATGGCACCGACCTACGCCGAACTGGCGGCGGATCCCGCCGTTTCGGCCGAGCAGGCGGCCCGCACCGCCTGGCAGGTGGGACTGGTGGCCTGCCTGCTTTCCGGACTGATCGAGGCGGCAGGGGGTTGGGGCGCGGGCTGGGTGCGGAAGATCACGCCCCGGGCGGCCCTGCTCTCCACCCTGGCCGGCATCGCCATCGGCTTCATCTCGATGGAGTTCATCCTGCGCTCCTTCGACAAGCCCCTGATCGCCCTGGCTCCCCTGGCCCTGGTGCTGGTCACCTACCTCAGCCGGGTGCGTTGGCCGGGGGGGCTGCCCGGCGGGCTGATCGCGGTGGCCGTGGGTACGGCGCTGGCCTGGTTGATTCGCCTCGCCGGCTGGCCCGGAGGGGTCGGCGTCGGTGGTGAGAACCTGTTGGCCGGCGCTGGTTTTCACCCGCCGATGCCGGCTTTGGGCGATCTGTCGGCGGCTCTCGCCAGTCCCCACGTCTGGGGGCGGATCTCGATCATCGTGCCGATGGGGCTGATCAATCTCCTCGGTGCGCTGCAGTGCATCGAGTCTGCGGAGGCGGAGGGCGACAGTTACCCGGAGCGCCCCTGCCTGGTGGCCAACGGGGTGGGTTCAGTGGCGGCCGCCTGCTTCGGCTCGTGCTTTCCCACGACGATCTACATCGGCCATCCAGGGTGGAAACGCATGGGAGCCGGTTGGGCCTATTCGGCGGCCAACGGCATCTTCTTCGGGTTGCTGGCTCTTTTCGGCCTGATCGGTCCGATCGCCCGGATCGTGCCGGTGGAAGCGGCGATGGCGATCCTGGTCTGGATCGCGGTCATCATCACCGCGCAGGCCTTCACGGCCACGCCCGCGCGCCACGCTCCCGCCGTGGTGTTGGGTCTTTTGCCGGGCCTGGCCGCCTGGGGTTGGCTGCTGGTGGAGATGACCACCGGCAGCGCGCGGCTCGCCGGCCGCCTGGTGGAGGGGGCCACCCTGCCGGTGCTGGTGGAGGACCTCTCCCGGACCACCTTGCCTTACGTGGGCGGGCTGCTGACCCTCAAGGCCGGGTTTCTCTTCTCCGCCACCTTCCTGGCCGCCATCGGCGTCTTCCTCGCCGAGCGTCGCTTCGGCACGGCCGCGTTCTGGGCGCTGGTCGCCGCCGCCTTCACCTGGGTCGGCCTGATGCATGCCTACACCATCACCCCCGCGGCGGTGCGGGAGGAGATCCGCCCCGGATTCGCCTGGCCGATGGCCGTGGGCTATCTTGCGGTGGCCGCCGTCGCCCTGGCGGCGCGCTTGCTGGCCCGGCCCGTCGAGGAGACGGCCGAAAAGGGGACATGA
- a CDS encoding alanine dehydrogenase, whose amino-acid sequence MRIGVPKERLRHEHRVGLTPFGVSRLVHQGHEVYVERDAGRDSHFSDEDYVGAGATIVYRPDEVYGRSELLCRVGSLDVEEARFLNPGTAVLSFHHLAVTPREVLVELVEREITAIGYELVECDSGDCHRPVLTSQSEIAGRLAISMAARLLEHEEGGRGIILGSVPGVPPATVVILGAGTVGMTAARTATALGAHVIVLDSHLPRLREAIAGNGQHLVTALASPRNLRRYAAIADVLIGAVMIPGGRTPYLVTEEMVDTMKRGSVIIDVSIDQGGCVATSRPTTPDNPTFQVGGVTHYCVPNMTTNVPRTASRALTIAAINQIVGTANAGIERALRVHPGLAEGVYLYRGRMVNEAAAAAVGLKATALHEMLD is encoded by the coding sequence ATGAGAATCGGCGTTCCCAAGGAGAGGTTGCGCCACGAGCACCGGGTGGGTCTGACCCCCTTCGGCGTTTCCCGGCTCGTCCACCAGGGTCACGAGGTGTACGTGGAGCGGGATGCCGGTAGAGACTCCCACTTCTCCGACGAAGACTACGTGGGGGCCGGCGCAACCATCGTCTATCGCCCTGACGAGGTCTACGGACGCTCCGAGTTGCTCTGCCGGGTCGGGAGCCTCGACGTCGAGGAGGCCCGCTTCCTCAATCCGGGTACGGCCGTCCTGAGTTTCCACCACCTCGCCGTCACGCCCAGGGAGGTGCTGGTGGAACTCGTCGAACGGGAGATCACGGCCATCGGCTACGAACTGGTGGAATGCGACTCGGGCGATTGCCACCGGCCGGTCCTCACCTCCCAGAGCGAAATCGCGGGCCGACTGGCGATTTCCATGGCGGCCCGCCTGCTCGAACACGAAGAGGGCGGCCGCGGCATCATTCTCGGGAGCGTGCCGGGAGTGCCGCCCGCCACGGTGGTGATCCTCGGAGCGGGTACGGTGGGGATGACGGCGGCCCGGACGGCGACCGCCCTCGGCGCCCATGTGATCGTCCTCGACTCGCACCTTCCCCGGCTGCGGGAAGCCATCGCCGGCAACGGTCAGCACCTGGTCACGGCCCTCGCCTCGCCCCGCAACCTGCGCCGCTACGCGGCGATCGCCGATGTCCTGATCGGAGCCGTGATGATTCCGGGCGGACGCACCCCCTACCTGGTCACGGAAGAAATGGTCGACACCATGAAACGCGGCAGCGTGATCATCGACGTGTCGATCGACCAGGGAGGTTGCGTGGCGACCAGCAGACCCACCACCCCGGACAATCCGACCTTCCAGGTCGGCGGAGTGACCCACTACTGCGTGCCCAACATGACGACCAACGTTCCGCGTACCGCGTCCCGGGCCCTGACCATCGCGGCCATCAACCAGATCGTAGGCACGGCCAACGCCGGCATCGAGCGCGCCCTGCGCGTCCACCCGGGACTGGCCGAGGGCGTCTACCTCTACCGCGGAAGAATGGTCAACGAAGCCGCCGCCGCCGCCGTGGGCCTCAAGGCCACTGCCCTTCATGAAATGCTCGACTGA